Part of the Zingiber officinale cultivar Zhangliang chromosome 6A, Zo_v1.1, whole genome shotgun sequence genome, CATTTGAAGTTTCATCTCGGAACAGTTAAGTGATTAGCGTATGTTGAGGTTTGAGGTTTGTATTGGTATAGCCAAGTTAAATGCCTCCTATATGCTCCCCTATGTGTAAACCGTGATTGTCTTTTGTCAACTAGAGacgtaaaaaaaatgataattttagttatttttatttactatCTCTGGTGATGATCGGTTCGGTTTCACGGAATTTTTCCACAGGTTATGAGGTAAATTAGGAAGCGCATGCGATGATCAGTCCAGAAGTTCAGCATCTTTTGATTATATGAGCATTTTTTTATTATACTtttcatttggagaaaaaatttgtATAAATACATTGTGGTTATAAATTCATTTGTTTATCATTTGGAGAacaattaaacttttaatttttcttgatttatcatTTTGTTTTGAAAAGTCTTGCGGATAACAATTAATCAAGTATCCTATTTTCAGTCTCTTTCTGTGTGAGTCATCCACATCGATGTTCAGTGTCCACTATGTCGATGTTCGGTGTCCACTCTTCCACATATGACTTTGCTGGCTGAGAAGAATCTGCTAGGTATTCatctattgattttttttttttctagggCAATCCTCCCCTTCTTCTATCCAAGTTTTAGCATATGAATATCACTTTGCCTTTTGAGAAGAATCTCCTGCAGTTTGGTATTCATCTATTTCCTTTGTTtacatgtttaaatttttttattcttttcccTACATCTTATGTAATTTTCTACGCTCTAAAGATTATAATATAGTTGATGTGAAAAAGTTTTGTATGTGCCAGCAAAATAAAAACGAAATTAGCAGATTATATAAGTATTGCCTACAAagtattctgttttttttttaatggaaaTTTAACCACTCATATTGGATATTCATGATTTTGTTAGACATCTTCTCTAAATAAGTATCCTCAATGCTTTGATGTGTTCTTCCTTTATTCTCTTTTCAGTATAAGTGCTTTGATGTTCCTTTACTCTTTTCAAACTGTCCCTGTGCTTTTAATTCGGTAGTATCCTCAATTTTTTGATGTTGTTTTGTAATACTGATGCAGCTAAGTATTGATTTGACCATTTATGGCTAGTTCAGATTTGAGCAAAACTCAACACGACTCTGCTGACCAACAGTCCTGATCTATAAAGCATTCATGCTAAGCATGAAGAAGAGTTAGCATGTACAGAGTATGATACAGAGTATCAGATGATTTACTCTAGCCAACAAAAACAAGTGAATGACAATCGAATAGAATAATCATAAATGCTATagatactgtttataattttgCAATTTGTCAATGATAACTTCTATTATCTATAAGCATGAATCAAACATAAGATATTTCTAGTGTAGACTATGAACAATGATTACGTTCTAAATCCAGCCCAAATTTCAGATGATCACATTCAGTGCAGAACTACGTGAAGAAATAGTCAATTGAAAGATTCATGGTGAAATACAGCATCAAATTACAAGGCAGGCACTCAGCCATTTAAACTTATCACTACTTCCTCTTGTTTTGATATTTTTCAGTTGAAGCATAGAGAGCCAGAAAAGCTACCCCTCTAAGGGCGTAGAGACTTGACAAGTTTAATTTTGTTTGCTTTTGTGGATTGATCTTGTTGCTTCTAAAATGACAAGTGTTCTGGCAGCATCATACGTTGTACCAATAGAATGTCTCAAGCTTCTATGGGATCCCATGACTCGCCATCTTGTATATATTTTTCATTTCCGTCGGAAATTAAGGGAACTCGAGAGGAACAAACGGATACATGCCTCTGTTATGGCTCATGTTTCAACGGAGGTAGGAAATGCTGAGATCAGAGGATGCATTTGCACAGATGAGGTTATCGATTGGCTACGTGACGCTGATACAGCTGTAGCTGAAGCTGAAGACATTTGTTCAAATGCTGGAAGCATGATGCAAAATAGTTCATGCTTCCGCTTCAAGATCATGATGCGGTACAAGCTGGGGAAACAAATTCTGAGAGCAAGTAAATTTTCTTTCGATGTTCGCCTAAGGAAACCGGAGAATTTGTTTGTTCCTCCTCCACCAGTTGCGGTGCTACCTTATCCTACGTCACTAATAAAAAACAACACATCCTCTTCTCGTGCATTAGCCAAGTTGTGGGACTTCCTACAGGATGATAGCATCGGAAAGATTGGAGTTTGGAGCATGGGGGGAGTTGGAAAAACTAGACTCATGAGAAATCTCAACAATGAATTCCAAGGAACTAAGCGTTTTGATGTTGTCATATTTATAACTGTTTCAAAGAACTGGAATAAAGACATGCAAAAATTGCGTACTGATATTGGGAAGGAGTTGTACATGGAACTGGAGAAGGAAAATGAAGCAAGGGCCTTGAGGCTATTGTGTGAGAGGTTAATGAAGAAAAAGTTCTTGCTAATTTTAGATGATGTTTGGGACAAGATCGATTTGGAAAATCTGGGAATTCCTTCTCCTACCGAACACAAAGGGTGCAAAATAGCTATAACTACACGTCAAAGGGGGATTTGTAATGAGATGGAGACTGATGTGGAAATTATGGTGGAGATTTTGCCCGATAAAGAGTCATGGGACTTGTTTTATGAGAAAGCAGGTAAAAATATCCCCACAACCATAGAGAATGTTGCTCGTTCAGTGTGCAGAGAATGTAGTGGTTTGCCACTTGCAATCATCACTGTGGGAAGTGCTTTGAGAAACGAAGTCCACTTGGACCAATGGAAGCGAGCTCTAAGGTTGCTTCAGAAATCAAACTTTCGTTTTGAAAACATGAAGGATCGTGTTTTCGTACCACTGAAATTCAGCTATGATATGCTAAGAGATGGCCAACTCAAAAAATGTTTTCTTTTTGTCGCGCTATTCCCTGAGGACCATGACATTGCAGACCAAGACCTGATAGAGTACTGGGTAATGGAAGGGTACATAGAAGGTGCTGAAAGCTTGGGAGATGCTTATCAGGATGCTCATCGACTTTTGATATTACTGATCGACTCATGTCTGCTAGAAAGGAGTAGAAAGAAAGACATGGTGAAGATGCATGATGTCATTAGAGACATGGCTATAAAAATTACTTCTGATAGTACCGAAGAAGGTAAAAGGTTTTGGGTAAAAGCTGGAATGCGACTGGAGGAACTTGTCGAAACTGAGGATTTGAAGGATAAGGATAAGATTTCATTGATGGAAAATAACATACAATTGATTGGAGTTGATTTATATTGCCCAAATGCCTCCACTTTGTTGGTTAAAGGTAATGTCATGTTGTATGATATACCAGAAAGATTCTTTCAATACATGAAGCTACTTTCTGTTCTTGATCTGTCAGCCACAAGTATTGAGTTCCTTCCTGAATCTATTTCTGTGTTGGTCAACCTCAGTGCTCTCATTCTCAAAGAATGTGCCCGCTTAAAGAGAATTGATCGTGTTCAATGTCTAAAGAAACTCAGGTTCCTTGATATGAGAGAATCTGGAATCATTGAGCTGCCGGAGGGTATGGTGCATTTAACTGGATTGGTTTATTTTAAGATATCATACACCTATCGCCTTCAGAAAATCCCTGCTGGACTGATTGCTCAGTTCTCTCACCTGGAAGACCTTGAAATGAACCAGAGTTTTTATTTAGAAGGATTGCAGAACCCACAGGAAATCATTAAGCAGTTCAAGCATTTGAAATGTTTGAACAATCTCTCACTTGATTTAGAGAATGATAAACTTTCCTCTCTCCTTGAAACACACTGTAATTTGAATAATCTAGCAAGTTTTTATCTTAGAGTGGGGTCTGTTATGGCAACGTCAAAGACTGAATATGTTGCGAAAAAGGAGGGGCCAAGAAAACcggaaagaagaggaagatgttTAGACATCACCGGTGATGCCGCTTGCAAAAGACTTGCAAAATTTGCAAACAAGCTTTGCGTCTATCAGAACAGAGAACTCCGCTCAATATCTCAACTTGGGCTGGACAACCTTGAATGCGTTGAAGAATGTTGGGTGTGGGATTGCCAAGAGATGTGGAGTATAATTATTTCTGAGGAGCAAAAGGATAATACTTATCCACACTTGCAGCTCTTGCACCTTGAACGCCTTCCTAAACTATCGATCATCTTTTCTTACAATGTTGCTGCTGCTCCTAGCTTCTTTAATCTGCAAAAAATAATTTTGTGCGAGTGTAACATGATACCATTTGTCTTCCAAGAAGAAATGATCGATCAGCTTGGTTGTCTAGAAGAATTGGATGTCTCTAGCTGTCGGATCCTAAAAAGGATAATCGAGGGATATTTCAAGAGAGACGGAATGTGTCTGCCCAAATTACGGTGTATTTCCTTCTCACAATTGGGAAAGTTAGAACAGCTATGGTTCAGCGATCTGTCATTGCCTTCCCTTGTTGATATCAAAATCCGTCGATGCCCTAACTTAAGGCCACCACGGCTTACCAACGAGCTTGCACCAACTTTACTAGTTATTGAGGCAGAGGAGCAATGGTGGGAATCTTTGCCAGAAGATGAAATATTTAAGGTACGCTTTGCATCTATCTTTAAGCCAGCAACTATGCCCCACACAATCATGAAGCCAGCAACTATGCCCCACAGAATCATGAAGCCAGTAACTGGTAGCTTCACAGACATCTTCCAATCCGTCCACGCTAGTTCTTCCCACTAGGTATGTCTATCTCATTTGTTCCTCTAGGAATGTTATGTTGGGTGCGGAAGTGTAGAAATTTGaggaaaagagattttttttattgaaatggGAGTTGCTACAGCACACTCGATCTTTTACAATTTCACTCTTGCTCACACCCTGATCTCAAGTGCTTGTCATATTCGAATTTATAATGCAGAATGGAACATGATACATTAACATTAAAGCTAGTCAACCATATTAACTCTTGCTAACTTACCAAAGAGATCTTCTTTTCTGGTACTTTAACATGCAATTGTAGTTCTTCTATTTCCCAAACCTTGACTATGCAATTCCACAAATTAATACAATTCAATATCCCCTCTTAATTATAATCTTGAGTCTTGAATTTGTTAAACTTTTCAATTGTAACAACTTTGGTCATGATGTCTGCCAGTTGATCATTCATCTTGGTAAACTCTATGTATATTTCTTATTGATTAACTAAATCTCTAATGAAATGATGTCGTAGTTCAATATACTTGGATCTTGCATGGAAGACTAAATTCTTTGTCATTGCAATTGCTGACATGTTATCATCATGAATTAATGTTGACTCATCTTGCTTGAAttttaaatctttcaaaattcttCTGATCTAAACAGCCTCACAACCTGCATCTATTGTAGCTAATATTCTGCTTTTGCTGAAGATAATGCTATAGATTTTTTACTTCTTTGAACTCCAAGATATCACATTTGATCCTAGGCAAAAAAATATATCCAGAAATACTTTTTCGATCATCAATCGATCTTGCCCAATCACTATCTATCTAACCAATAAGCTTGCaattattttcttttttgaaCTCAATGTCATGATTCTTTGTACCTTTAAGTTATCTTAAGATCCTTTTTGCTACTGTCAaatgaattttacttggttcagttAAAAATCTAGATAGCAAACTTACTAAATGTGTGATATCCGACCTTGTATTGAGATAGATCAAGGAACCAATTAATTTCTTGTAGCGAGTGGGGCCAACCTTTTCACTATCatcattaatttgaaaattttcatttaaaCCCATAGGAGTAGAGATCAGCTTGTATTGActcatattaaattttttaagatCGTCAATATACCTTCCTTGAGATAGAAAAATGTTTCTAGGCCTTTGCTTGACTTGAATtccaagaaaatatttcataagcCCTAAGTctatcatttcaaaatctttcatcattttattttttaattcttcCACCATAGTTTTATTGGTCTCAAAGTAGATTAAATCATCAACATAAAGGCCTACGACCAAGAAGTCATATTCAATTGTCTTCACATAGAGTGATGATTCACTTGCACTTCGATCGAAGCCATTTTCGATGAAATAATTGTTGATTTTGCTATTCCATGCTCAGGGTGCTTTTCGTAACCCATATAATGCCTTCTTAAGTTGAAAACCTTGGCTTCTTTCATTTGAtctcaaaaccctcaagttgttcAACACATACTTCCTCTTGAATTTCTCCATTCAAGAATGCAGATTTTACATCAAGTTGGAAAACATTTACCTCCAAATGAGCTGCTAAGGCTAGAGTTGTACAAATTGTTTCTATCCTTGCGACTGGAGCAAATGTTTCTATGAAGTCAATTTCTGGTTGTTGAGAATATTCTTTTCCAACGAGTCAACCTTTGTGTTTTTGAATTGACCCATCTTCATtgtatttaattttaaagatCCATTTTAGATCAATAGTCTTTTTTCCTTTGGTCAAGTCAACAAGCTCCCATATTTTGTTTTTCTGGATTGTGGATAGTTCATCATGCATTGCTTTTATCCAACATTCTTCTTTTGATGCTTCTTCAAAAGTTTGAGGTTCACAGAAGAACAACTCAACCTcaacaaaattatatatttcacaTAGTAATTTGGTTTTTCTTGAGGGACTTTCTGAGTCACTTTCTTCGTCAATTGTAGAAAATTCTATTGTAGGAACTAGATCAATACTGTAGACTTGAGATGGGCCAGGTTGAGATGATATTTGATTATCAAACCTCAATGATCCCGAGTTACAATTTCTTTCCCTTTTTAATCCCAAGTAGcattttcatcaaaaataacatctCAAGATATAATAAATTTGTCTGTTGATGGATCTAATAAATGATATCCTTTTGATTCATCATTATAGCCAATGAAAAGAAATTTCTGGCCTTTCTGATCAAACTTTTCATGATGTTGTGATGGTATAAGCGCATATGCAATGCTGTCAAATATTCTGAAATGATTAACTCCTGATTTTTTTCTTGTACTAAGTTTTATACTTTCATACGGTGTTTTATTTCTACAGCTTTAGTTGGAGATCGATTGAGAATATATATAGTTGTATGTATAGCTTTTGCCCAATAAAGATTTGGAATTCCCTTGCCTTTTAGCATACTCCTTGCCATTTCTACAATTGTACGATTTTTTCTCTCgaccacaccattttgttgagggcattgttggttgatcctagaaagattgtaccggttccactgtacaaaaattttgtacaaatgtcgaacctttcctaacaatctattgtgttctttagaaattaaattcggaatcgaaaacgaaatttaacattattgattccaaatttaacttatctgttcttaatggtttagacttggatcgcaaacgatgcttaacattattgatccaaatccacctatattataaattcaattaaatattaatttcaaaaatcggcttccaggttaaacatggcgagacactaggccttcttggatatgggagcaaccaccacttcctaaacaaagtctttcaatgaaatctaatatttaatttccttatataaccctagatttaaccaaaaggaacaatcgaatcacaaattcaaaaaataaaaaaaatacaaattcgaatcacaaattcgaaacctagaattatgcctcttgtgtttggaattcatacaaagaaaaattagtatgatgcaaaaaataattactagttatacctttctttgtatgcaacgacctcttgatcttctaccgtatcctcttcttatctcggacgttgtgtgggcaacgatctaccgagttgaaaaccacccaaacccttcttcttactccttgcaagtttcggccaagctcctccccttgagatgaagagtttcggccaccaccaccaagctccaagggatgttagaaataaagcctcctttctctccttcttatcctagctagaaccggccaccaacaagagctccaagagagggatgaaaaccggccactaaaaaagaagagaagaggagaagagcaaggtctagggtcggccaccaccaaggaagagagggaggaaaatggaatagagttgtgtctcatgaaggcacctctaccccctcttttataattcttggtcttggcaaataaggaaaatttaaataaaaccttccttattttctttgccatgaaaaggaaaatttaattgattaaaaccaatttctttttcttaaaacaatatggtcggtcacctcatagctccaaacaaggaaagttttaataacacaagaattaaaacttcctaatttatttccggaaatttttaataaaaatttttctaataatttttcccttcatggctgttataaaagaaaattttataaattaaaatctctcttattaaaatattaaaacatgtggatgatttttaaaaaaggaaagttttctataaaattaaaatcttcctttcaatctacaaataagaaaagatatcaatttttttcttaatcttttgtagaaacttataaaatgaaatatttaattttaaactctctttttaaatcatgacttccacataagaaaagattttaaattaaaataaaatccttttaatatgatgtggccggccacaccaagcttgggttcaagctagggtcggccacacaatttggctcatcctatttattTGGTcgggcccaagcttgggttccaagcttgcttggccggccaccttaggattggtataaaggtgggtataggtgggtataattctctatatacaagagactacgatagggaccgagaggaggaattggttttggtctcccgatgaaattaagcttcccatgttcgccccgaacacccaacttaatttcatcaataataattcataccactaaagaattattattgaactaccgcaccaatcccaaattatattttgggctccttcttattatgagtgtgttagtctccctgtgtttaagatgtcgaatgcccactaattaaatgagttattgacaattctctttaattaatatcttagtccaaaagtagtaccactcaaccttatcgtcatgtcggactaagtccacctggagggtttaacatgacaatccttatgagctcctcttggggacattatcaacctagattattaggacacagtttccttttataattaacaacacacactataagtaatatcattttccaacttatcgagtATCAAgttaaatctcatcctttgataagtcaaataaataaatactaaatatatgtgcttgttattatattaggattaagagcacacacttccataataactaaggtcttgttcttttattaagtcagtataaaaaaaatttaccttaaatggtcctgctcaatacactcagagtgtactagtgcaattttatagttaagataaactaataccaaattatactatgactattccaatggtttgttcctatcgatcttagtcgtgagctactgcttataatttataaagaaccgataacatgatcttctgtgtgtgacaccacacaccatgtcatctacaatataaattaattgaacaactacactta contains:
- the LOC121998038 gene encoding probable disease resistance protein At4g27220 isoform X1; translated protein: MTSVLAASYVVPIECLKLLWDPMTRHLVYIFHFRRKLRELERNKRIHASVMAHVSTEVGNAEIRGCICTDEVIDWLRDADTAVAEAEDICSNAGSMMQNSSCFRFKIMMRYKLGKQILRASKFSFDVRLRKPENLFVPPPPVAVLPYPTSLIKNNTSSSRALAKLWDFLQDDSIGKIGVWSMGGVGKTRLMRNLNNEFQGTKRFDVVIFITVSKNWNKDMQKLRTDIGKELYMELEKENEARALRLLCERLMKKKFLLILDDVWDKIDLENLGIPSPTEHKGCKIAITTRQRGICNEMETDVEIMVEILPDKESWDLFYEKAGKNIPTTIENVARSVCRECSGLPLAIITVGSALRNEVHLDQWKRALRLLQKSNFRFENMKDRVFVPLKFSYDMLRDGQLKKCFLFVALFPEDHDIADQDLIEYWVMEGYIEGAESLGDAYQDAHRLLILLIDSCLLERSRKKDMVKMHDVIRDMAIKITSDSTEEGKRFWVKAGMRLEELVETEDLKDKDKISLMENNIQLIGVDLYCPNASTLLVKGNVMLYDIPERFFQYMKLLSVLDLSATSIEFLPESISVLVNLSALILKECARLKRIDRVQCLKKLRFLDMRESGIIELPEGMVHLTGLVYFKISYTYRLQKIPAGLIAQFSHLEDLEMNQSFYLEGLQNPQEIIKQFKHLKCLNNLSLDLENDKLSSLLETHCNLNNLASFYLRVGSVMATSKTEYVAKKEGPRKPERRGRCLDITGDAACKRLAKFANKLCVYQNRELRSISQLGLDNLECVEECWVWDCQEMWSIIISEEQKDNTYPHLQLLHLERLPKLSIIFSYNVAAAPSFFNLQKIILCECNMIPFVFQEEMIDQLGCLEELDVSSCRILKRIIEGYFKRDGMCLPKLRCISFSQLGKLEQLWFSDLSLPSLVDIKIRRCPNLRPPRLTNELAPTLLVIEAEEQWWESLPEDEIFKVRFASIFKPATMPHTIMKPATMPHRIMKPVTGSFTDIFQSVHASSSH
- the LOC121998038 gene encoding probable disease resistance protein At4g27220 isoform X2; protein product: MTSVLAASYVVPIECLKLLWDPMTRHLVYIFHFRRKLRELERNKRIHASVMAHVSTEVGNAEIRGCICTDEVIDWLRDADTAVAEAEDICSNAGSMMQNSSCFRFKIMMRYKLGKQILRASKFSFDVRLRKPENLFVPPPPVAVLPYPTSLIKNNTSSSRALAKLWDFLQDDSIGKIGVWSMGGVGKTRLMRNLNNEFQGTKRFDVVIFITVSKNWNKDMQKLRTDIGKELYMELEKENEARALRLLCERLMKKKFLLILDDVWDKIDLENLGIPSPTEHKGCKIAITTRQRGICNEMETDVEIMVEILPDKESWDLFYEKAGKNIPTTIENVARSVCRECSGLPLAIITVGSALRNEVHLDQWKRALRLLQKSNFRFENMKDRVFVPLKFSYDMLRDGQLKKCFLFVALFPEDHDIADQDLIEYWVMEGYIEGAESLGDAYQDAHRLLILLIDSCLLERSRKKDMVKMHDVIRDMAIKITSDSTEEGKRFWVKAGMRLEELVETEDLKDKDKISLMENNIQLIGVDLYCPNASTLLVKGNVMLYDIPERFFQYMKLLSVLDLSATSIEFLPESISVLVNLSALILKECARLKRIDRVQCLKKLRFLDMRESGIIELPEGMVHLTGLVYFKISYTYRLQKIPAGLIAQFSHLEDLEMNQSFYLEGLQNPQEIIKQFKHLKCLNNLSLDLENDKLSSLLETHCNLNNLASFYLRVGSVMATSKTEYVAKKEGPRKPERRGRCLDITGDAACKRLAKFANKLCVYQNRELRSISQLGLDNLECVEECWVWDCQEMWSIIISEEQKDNTYPHLQLLHLERLPKLSIIFSYNVAAAPSFFNLQKIILCECNMIPFVFQEEMIDQLGCLEELDVSSCRILKRIIEGYFKRDGMCLPKLRCISFSQLGKLEQLWFSDLSLPSLVDIKIRRCPNLRPPRLTNELAPTLLVIEAEEQWWESLPEDEIFKNHEASNW